A DNA window from Undibacterium sp. YM2 contains the following coding sequences:
- a CDS encoding DUF4124 domain-containing protein produces the protein MKQAILKPALFATCMSLMITVTANAEIYKWVDANGKTHYSEKKDDAGKAKVEEVKVNAGEGKASAAPSWQEQEIEFRKRQAEKQAKQAKEPVVKSKEPSPFVPGNQPETNESRCAMAKAILSGKLVHTNNNKTDANDKAIAERDVSTYCR, from the coding sequence ATGAAGCAAGCTATTCTTAAACCAGCCTTGTTCGCAACTTGCATGAGTCTGATGATTACCGTCACCGCCAATGCAGAAATCTATAAGTGGGTTGATGCAAATGGCAAGACCCATTATTCCGAGAAAAAGGATGATGCGGGCAAAGCCAAAGTTGAAGAGGTAAAAGTCAATGCCGGTGAAGGTAAGGCTTCTGCCGCACCGAGCTGGCAAGAACAGGAAATAGAATTTCGCAAACGGCAGGCAGAGAAGCAGGCAAAGCAAGCCAAAGAACCAGTGGTGAAGTCTAAAGAACCGTCGCCTTTTGTTCCCGGTAACCAGCCTGAAACCAATGAATCACGTTGTGCGATGGCTAAAGCGATTTTGAGTGGCAAGCTGGTTCATACTAACAATAACAAGACTGACGCAAACGACAAGGCAATTGCCGAGAGAGACGTGAGTACCTATTGTCGTTAG